The genome window CGGTTCATGAATCCATGAGCCCATCGCGTGAACCGCATGGCCACATACGCTTTCGGTGCAAGTTGTCTTTCAAGAATTCGGACATCAAAGCTGGGTTCACTTGCCGGGAAAATCACCGTTGTCGGACATGTCGGTTCACAATGAACATGCTCTCGAATACGTGATCCGTAAAAGCAGAATGCCTGCGCTATACGATCCGCCACAGGAGTATCGAGTAACGTCCACAAAGCGGTTGCTCCAACACTGAAGCCGATCACCACAAGAGGTCCCGTAAGGCCATCCAATTCTCGCTCAATAATTGAAGCGTATTCCGTAATGCCGACCTGCTCCATAAACCAAGCATACGCCGCGGTTTCGTCTTCAAACCACGAATCAGCAGAATAGGGGGCAATCACCAACGGCATTTCGAGCTGGCGGGCAATTTCATGCACATCCGGCGTTACACCAAAGACGTCAGTGACAAGAACACAGTGCATGCGATGGTATCCATAAGGGATGTCAGTGTGGCGATGCTTGCGAAAACAACTCAATGACAATCACTCCGACAAGAATCAAACCAATCCCAATGAAGGCAGGCAGATCGAGTGATTGCTTGAAAACAACGAGTCCGACAATGGAAATGAGAACAATCCCAAGTCCACTCCAGATGGCATACGCAATCCCGACGGGGAAATAGCGAAGAGCCAAGCAGAGCAGATAAAAGGAAAGTCCGTAACACACAACGACGGCAACGGATGCCCACAACCGGGTAAACTCTTTGGATGCCTGCAATGCCGACGTTCCGGCGACCTCGGAGGCAATGGCCAAAATCAACACAATGTATTTCATGGAAACACTATACGAGAGAGTTCCCTACATTGTCGACGTCCGGATTGTATCCGGACGTCGACGGTATGATATCGCTATTTGTAGACAATCGTTCCGACTTCTTCGCCGTTAAGCGCCGCTTCGATATGCTCAGGATGATTGAGCGCATCGATAATTTGGAATTGCTTCAAGCATTTTGCATGCTTCAAAAATGTCAAAACGGGTCGCTCAACGATGAGATCATCCAAATCCAGTTCAATTAATTCATCAACATGAATCTTGGAATAAAAATCAAGGTCTTCGACACGTTCCACCTTTTTGGGGTCGGAGCTATAGAGCCCTTTTTCGTCTTTCAT of Desulfovibrio inopinatus DSM 10711 contains these proteins:
- a CDS encoding SMR family transporter, with amino-acid sequence MKYIVLILAIASEVAGTSALQASKEFTRLWASVAVVVCYGLSFYLLCLALRYFPVGIAYAIWSGLGIVLISIVGLVVFKQSLDLPAFIGIGLILVGVIVIELFSQASPH